One Mycobacteroides abscessus ATCC 19977 genomic window carries:
- a CDS encoding DUF2628 domain-containing protein has translation MPVTTTDDRSDLSAYWRLKFDFYDRYGTRFTPDAVAAAQARPLATKMRSVINLPALFFGPIYFVAKGMWRKAITLTLFNVALGVVLYLAFPPLGFSGLTSNGALYMILAGPAYYRHRVVGSRSWNPLDGIGWRFNHEMREAGKQRRK, from the coding sequence GTGCCGGTGACAACGACCGATGACCGCAGCGATCTATCGGCGTATTGGCGGCTCAAATTCGATTTCTACGACCGCTACGGCACACGGTTCACACCGGACGCCGTGGCCGCCGCTCAGGCCCGGCCCCTCGCAACCAAGATGCGGTCGGTCATCAACCTACCCGCATTGTTCTTCGGGCCCATCTACTTCGTGGCGAAGGGGATGTGGCGCAAGGCGATAACGTTAACGCTGTTCAACGTGGCTCTTGGAGTTGTTCTCTACCTGGCATTTCCGCCCTTGGGTTTCAGCGGATTGACATCCAACGGTGCGCTGTACATGATCCTGGCCGGCCCGGCCTACTACCGCCATCGAGTGGTGGGCAGCCGATCATGGAATCCACTCGACGGTATCGGCTGGCGCTTCAATCACGAGATGCGGGAAGCTGGGAAACAGCGCCGCAAGTAG
- a CDS encoding maleylpyruvate isomerase family mycothiol-dependent enzyme encodes MTPDEWLEALRKGIAAVAATPPEYLTQDAPSCPGWTARDLVAHLGGVHRWAVGVIVGQKVPYTDLDPEAPAGEDVLEWYTERADKLIATLASSDLDAPTKSPFGERPVRFWFRRQAQEVAVHRWDIGHAYRGWDVDPLDAALATDGIGEWSEVFTPRRIGRDGGTPEELRGVRILLKADDAAGSWLLRADADSIGIVDDDGAPDATITASTSDLLLALWHRVPLSRLAVDGDAAHVERVLDLVRI; translated from the coding sequence GTGACCCCCGACGAATGGTTGGAAGCACTGCGCAAGGGGATCGCGGCCGTCGCCGCGACCCCGCCCGAATATCTCACCCAGGACGCGCCATCCTGCCCGGGATGGACGGCGCGCGATCTGGTCGCTCACCTGGGCGGCGTACACCGCTGGGCGGTGGGAGTCATTGTCGGCCAAAAGGTTCCGTACACAGACCTGGACCCCGAGGCGCCGGCGGGGGAGGACGTCCTCGAGTGGTACACCGAGCGAGCCGACAAGCTGATTGCCACGCTGGCCTCGAGTGACCTTGACGCGCCGACGAAGTCGCCTTTCGGCGAGCGGCCGGTGCGGTTCTGGTTCCGTCGTCAGGCTCAGGAGGTGGCGGTGCACCGCTGGGATATTGGGCACGCCTATCGCGGCTGGGATGTCGATCCCCTCGACGCGGCACTGGCGACAGACGGGATCGGCGAGTGGTCGGAGGTTTTCACGCCCCGGCGCATCGGGCGCGATGGCGGCACCCCGGAAGAGCTACGGGGAGTGCGAATACTCCTGAAAGCCGACGACGCCGCCGGTTCCTGGCTGCTACGGGCTGACGCGGACAGTATCGGCATCGTGGATGACGACGGCGCACCGGACGCCACCATCACGGCGTCGACGTCCGATCTGCTTCTGGCGCTGTGGCACCGGGTTCCCTTGTCGCGCTTGGCGGTCGACGGGGATGCCGCCCACGTTGAGCGCGTACTCGACCTAGTCCGAATTTGA
- a CDS encoding YoaK family protein yields the protein MVLATGLSTVAGFLDAIGFVHLGGYFLSFMSGNTTRMAASTATLNWESAYKAAGLIGMFFIGVMIGAIASRVSGEHERIAVLAVASTTVAAAAITQESGAGVAALLVTSLAMGAMNSVFQRSGEVQVGLTYITGTVVKAGQRLVDAFFGGPRWVWLRYITLWAGLTVGAVLGAATYHRIGLDALWVGLVLLVVSTVSTWVARRVSSPVSNSD from the coding sequence ATGGTGCTTGCCACCGGACTATCCACTGTCGCAGGGTTTCTCGACGCGATCGGATTTGTGCACCTGGGCGGGTACTTTTTGTCCTTCATGAGTGGCAACACGACCAGGATGGCGGCGTCGACGGCCACCCTGAACTGGGAGTCCGCGTATAAGGCAGCCGGTTTGATCGGCATGTTCTTCATCGGGGTGATGATCGGTGCGATCGCCTCGCGGGTAAGTGGCGAACATGAGCGAATTGCCGTGTTGGCCGTAGCCTCGACAACCGTTGCCGCGGCGGCGATCACCCAAGAATCGGGGGCCGGCGTCGCGGCGTTGCTCGTCACCTCGCTGGCGATGGGCGCGATGAACTCGGTGTTTCAGCGCTCCGGCGAGGTCCAGGTAGGGCTCACCTACATCACGGGCACGGTGGTGAAGGCCGGGCAGCGGCTGGTCGATGCGTTCTTTGGCGGGCCCCGCTGGGTTTGGCTGCGTTACATCACGCTCTGGGCGGGGCTGACTGTCGGCGCCGTGTTGGGCGCCGCGACGTATCACCGCATCGGGCTCGACGCACTGTGGGTCGGGTTGGTCCTTCTGGTTGTCTCCACCGTCAGCACCTGGGTGGCGCGGCGCGTGAGCTCCCCCGTCTCAAATTCGGACTAG
- the nrdE gene encoding class 1b ribonucleoside-diphosphate reductase subunit alpha has translation MLNLYDAEGKIQFDKDAAAARQYFLQHVNQNTVFFHNQDEKLDYLIEKEYYEREVLDQYSRNFVKSLLDRAYAKKFRFPTFLGAFKYYTSYTLKTFDGKRYLERFEDRVVMVALTLAAGDLQLAEKLVDEIIDGRFQPATPTFLNSGKKQRGEPVSCFLLRIEDNMESIGRSINSALQLSKRGGGVALLLTNIREHGAPIKNIENQSSGVIPIMKLLEDSFSYANQLGARQGAGAVYLHAHHPDIYRFLDTKRENADEKIRIKTLSLGVVIPDITFELAKKNEDMYLFSPYDVERTYGVPFADINVTEKYYEMVDNGQIRKTKIKAREFFQTLAELQFESGYPYIMYEDTVNRANPIEGKITHSNLCSEILQVSTPSLFNDDLSYAKVGKDISCNLGSLNIAKTMDSPDFAQTIEVAIRALTAVSDQTHIWSVPSIEQGNNDSHAIGLGQMNLHGYLARERIFYGSEEGVDFTNIYFYTVLYHALRASNRIAIERGTKFGGFDRSKYASGEFFDKYTDQVWEPKTEKVRQLFADAGIRIPTQDDWLRLKESVQQHGIYNQNLQAVPPTGSISYINHSTSSIHPVASKIEIRKEGKIGRAYYPAPYLTNDNLEYYQDAYEIGYEKIIDTYAAATQHVDQGLSLTLFFKDTASTRDVNKAQIYAWRKGIKTLYYIRLRQMALEGTEVEGCVSCML, from the coding sequence ATGCTCAATCTGTATGACGCAGAGGGCAAGATCCAGTTCGACAAGGACGCGGCGGCGGCGCGGCAGTACTTTCTGCAGCACGTCAACCAGAACACGGTCTTCTTCCACAATCAGGACGAGAAGCTCGATTACCTGATCGAGAAGGAGTACTACGAGCGTGAGGTGCTCGACCAGTACTCGCGCAACTTCGTGAAGTCGCTGCTGGACCGGGCGTACGCCAAGAAGTTCCGATTCCCGACCTTCCTGGGCGCGTTCAAGTACTACACCTCATACACGCTCAAGACGTTCGACGGGAAGCGCTACCTGGAGCGCTTCGAGGATCGCGTCGTCATGGTGGCGCTGACCCTGGCCGCCGGCGATCTGCAGCTGGCCGAGAAGCTGGTCGACGAGATCATCGACGGACGCTTCCAGCCGGCCACCCCGACCTTCCTCAACTCGGGTAAGAAGCAGCGCGGCGAGCCGGTGTCCTGCTTCCTGCTGCGCATCGAGGACAACATGGAGTCCATCGGCCGCTCCATCAACTCGGCACTGCAGCTGTCCAAGCGCGGTGGCGGTGTTGCCTTGCTGCTCACCAATATTCGCGAGCACGGGGCGCCGATCAAGAACATCGAGAACCAGAGTTCGGGTGTCATCCCGATCATGAAGCTGTTGGAGGACTCCTTCTCCTATGCCAATCAGCTCGGTGCCCGCCAGGGTGCCGGTGCGGTCTACCTGCATGCGCACCACCCGGACATCTACCGGTTCTTGGACACCAAGCGTGAGAACGCCGATGAAAAGATTCGGATCAAGACACTCTCGTTGGGCGTGGTGATTCCGGACATCACCTTTGAGCTGGCCAAGAAGAACGAGGACATGTACTTGTTCTCGCCGTATGACGTCGAGCGTACCTATGGGGTGCCGTTCGCCGACATCAACGTCACCGAAAAGTATTACGAGATGGTCGATAACGGCCAGATCCGCAAGACGAAGATCAAGGCGCGTGAGTTCTTCCAGACCCTGGCCGAGCTGCAGTTCGAGTCGGGCTACCCGTACATCATGTACGAGGACACCGTGAACCGGGCCAACCCCATCGAGGGCAAGATCACTCACTCGAACCTGTGCTCGGAGATCCTGCAGGTATCGACGCCCTCGCTGTTCAACGACGATCTGTCCTACGCCAAGGTGGGCAAGGATATTTCGTGCAATCTGGGTTCGCTCAACATTGCCAAGACGATGGATTCGCCGGACTTCGCGCAGACCATCGAGGTGGCGATCCGTGCACTGACCGCGGTGTCCGATCAGACCCACATCTGGTCGGTGCCGTCAATCGAGCAGGGCAACAACGACTCTCATGCCATCGGTCTGGGGCAGATGAACCTGCACGGCTATTTGGCGCGCGAGCGGATTTTCTACGGTTCGGAAGAGGGTGTGGATTTCACCAACATCTACTTCTACACCGTGCTTTACCACGCGCTGAGGGCGTCGAACCGCATTGCCATTGAGCGCGGTACGAAGTTCGGCGGGTTCGACAGGTCGAAGTACGCCAGCGGCGAGTTCTTCGACAAATACACCGACCAGGTGTGGGAGCCGAAGACCGAGAAGGTGCGTCAGCTGTTTGCCGATGCCGGGATTCGCATTCCGACACAGGATGATTGGCTGCGGTTGAAGGAATCGGTGCAGCAGCACGGCATCTACAACCAGAATCTGCAGGCGGTGCCGCCGACGGGATCGATCTCCTACATCAACCACTCGACGTCGTCGATTCACCCGGTTGCCTCGAAGATCGAGATCCGTAAGGAAGGCAAGATCGGCCGGGCCTACTATCCGGCGCCGTACCTGACGAACGACAACCTGGAGTACTACCAGGACGCGTACGAGATCGGCTACGAGAAGATCATCGACACCTACGCCGCGGCCACTCAGCACGTGGATCAGGGTTTGTCGCTGACGCTGTTCTTCAAGGACACCGCCAGCACGCGCGACGTGAACAAGGCGCAGATTTACGCTTGGCGCAAGGGAATCAAGACGCTGTACTACATCCGGTTGCGCCAGATGGCGCTGGAGGGCACCGAGGTCGAGGGCTGCGTGTCCTGCATGCTGTAG
- a CDS encoding geranylgeranyl reductase family protein, translating into MSEKHYDIAVVGGGPAGSSAAWQAARTGARVVLVDKAEFPRDKPCGDGLTARAVSYLQKMGLAQEVAQFHRVDGVRVDSGSIWELTFPKRPGMPDHGHVVRRPELDTLLLKHAESAGVEVRQSTEAVGPVGDGDLVKGVEVKTANGSRETISADAVIVADGAYSPFKRAMNIDSEYKGYSAIAIRAEMTANREDSNMLDIDLRIHHKQDALPGYGWVFPLGGGRINIGIGYVNSYRRWQDVNAAQVLDTYMNKLPKEWELPNLAELRKNKGVRAWRLPMGFTAWPPWRPGVLFAGDSLGAGKPASGAGISKALESGLAAGECAVAALQNAGPQDFINYEQRMNEAWGKEYKRGRLMHRAIGNPWLCAQGIKLIDNDLFRDRMLKVLYKRAQGPGHKTSH; encoded by the coding sequence GTGAGCGAGAAGCACTACGACATTGCGGTAGTCGGCGGGGGCCCGGCCGGGTCATCTGCGGCCTGGCAGGCCGCCCGCACGGGTGCCCGCGTGGTGCTCGTCGACAAGGCCGAGTTCCCGCGGGATAAGCCCTGCGGTGATGGGCTGACCGCCCGCGCGGTGAGCTACCTGCAGAAGATGGGTCTGGCCCAGGAGGTTGCCCAATTCCACCGGGTCGACGGGGTGCGGGTCGACAGCGGGAGCATCTGGGAACTGACCTTCCCGAAGCGTCCGGGCATGCCCGATCACGGGCATGTGGTGCGGCGGCCCGAGCTGGACACCCTGCTGCTCAAGCACGCCGAATCCGCCGGTGTCGAGGTGCGCCAGTCCACCGAAGCGGTGGGACCGGTGGGCGATGGGGATCTGGTCAAGGGTGTCGAGGTCAAGACGGCCAACGGATCCCGCGAAACCATCTCGGCGGACGCGGTGATCGTCGCGGATGGCGCCTACTCCCCCTTCAAACGCGCGATGAACATCGACTCTGAATACAAGGGATACAGCGCGATCGCGATCCGCGCCGAGATGACGGCCAACCGCGAAGATTCCAACATGCTGGACATCGACCTGCGGATCCACCACAAGCAGGACGCACTGCCCGGATACGGCTGGGTGTTCCCACTGGGCGGCGGACGCATCAACATCGGCATCGGATACGTCAACAGCTACCGGAGGTGGCAGGACGTCAACGCCGCGCAGGTGCTGGACACCTACATGAACAAGCTGCCCAAAGAATGGGAGCTGCCCAATCTTGCCGAACTGCGCAAGAACAAGGGCGTGCGCGCATGGCGCTTGCCCATGGGATTCACCGCCTGGCCGCCGTGGCGGCCGGGCGTGCTCTTCGCGGGCGACTCGCTGGGCGCGGGCAAGCCCGCCAGTGGCGCCGGTATCTCCAAGGCACTCGAATCCGGTTTGGCCGCAGGCGAATGCGCGGTGGCCGCGTTGCAGAACGCCGGACCGCAGGACTTCATCAATTATGAGCAGCGGATGAATGAGGCCTGGGGCAAGGAGTACAAACGCGGCCGGCTGATGCACCGCGCCATCGGCAACCCGTGGCTGTGCGCGCAGGGCATCAAGCTCATCGACAACGACCTGTTCCGTGACCGGATGCTCAAGGTGCTGTACAAGCGAGCACAGGGCCCCGGACACAAGACGTCGCACTAG
- a CDS encoding SDR family oxidoreductase, with protein sequence MDKITGKNIAITGAARGIGYATATALLRRGARVVIGDRDVEALGSAVEGLKEEGNVDAHPLDVTDPASFKRFLEAASAGGPIDVLVNNAGVMPIGPFLSTSDRAIRSMLEVNLYGVINGCQLALPEMVARRRGQVVNIASVAGLMAVPGMAVYNASKFGVVGLSRALSDEFAPQGVQVSAVLPTFTNTELIAGTDSTGAQKPVEPEDIAAAVVRIIEKPRVQVTVPKPLGAVTTIVNSLPTGVRRFMSKKTGTDRVFLDFDTSARTAYENRAGSSLGVTKPDGE encoded by the coding sequence ATGGACAAAATCACGGGCAAAAACATCGCCATCACCGGTGCCGCGCGCGGTATCGGCTACGCCACCGCCACCGCTCTCTTGCGGCGCGGGGCCCGGGTGGTGATCGGTGACCGTGATGTGGAGGCACTCGGGTCGGCCGTGGAGGGGCTCAAAGAAGAGGGCAATGTCGACGCACATCCGCTGGATGTCACCGACCCGGCGTCGTTCAAGCGTTTCCTCGAGGCTGCCAGCGCCGGCGGTCCCATCGACGTGCTCGTCAACAATGCCGGCGTCATGCCGATCGGACCATTCCTCTCCACGAGTGACCGCGCCATCCGATCGATGCTGGAGGTGAACCTGTACGGCGTGATCAACGGCTGTCAGCTGGCGCTGCCGGAGATGGTGGCCCGCCGCCGCGGTCAGGTCGTCAACATCGCCTCCGTCGCCGGCCTGATGGCGGTACCCGGCATGGCCGTTTATAACGCGTCCAAGTTCGGGGTAGTCGGACTCTCGCGCGCTCTCAGTGATGAGTTCGCTCCACAAGGAGTCCAGGTCAGCGCGGTGCTACCGACTTTTACCAATACCGAGCTGATCGCTGGCACCGATTCCACCGGCGCCCAGAAGCCCGTCGAGCCCGAGGACATCGCCGCGGCGGTGGTGCGCATCATCGAGAAGCCCCGCGTCCAGGTCACCGTGCCCAAGCCGCTGGGCGCCGTCACGACCATCGTCAATTCGCTTCCTACCGGGGTCCGCAGGTTCATGAGCAAGAAGACCGGTACCGACCGCGTCTTTCTCGATTTCGACACCAGCGCACGCACCGCATACGAGAACCGTGCCGGTTCGAGCCTGGGTGTGACCAAACCCGACGGCGAATAG
- a CDS encoding DUF2200 domain-containing protein, giving the protein MEHRIFRTPVASVYPHYLSKVERKGRTQAELDEVIRWLTGFDETTLRRRLTDGATFAEFFSDASLNPDASLITGVVCGVKVQEVDDPLMRKIRYLDKLVDELARGKPLEKVLRGSQHQS; this is encoded by the coding sequence ATGGAGCATCGGATCTTCCGCACCCCCGTCGCCTCGGTCTATCCGCACTACCTCTCGAAGGTCGAACGCAAGGGTCGCACGCAAGCGGAACTCGACGAGGTCATCCGATGGCTGACCGGCTTCGACGAGACGACGCTGCGCCGCCGTCTCACGGACGGGGCGACGTTCGCGGAGTTCTTTTCCGACGCGTCGCTGAACCCGGATGCCTCGCTCATCACAGGCGTCGTGTGCGGAGTGAAGGTACAGGAGGTCGACGACCCACTGATGCGAAAGATCCGCTACCTCGACAAGCTCGTAGACGAACTCGCGCGGGGTAAGCCTCTGGAGAAGGTCCTGCGCGGCTCGCAGCACCAGTCATAG
- the nrdF gene encoding class 1b ribonucleoside-diphosphate reductase subunit beta codes for MSEKLKLVSRVSAINWNRVPDEKDAEVWDRLTGNFWLPEKVPVSNDIQSWNTLTDHEKQLTMRVFTGLTLLDTIQGTVGAVSLIPDAITPHEEAVYTNIAFMESVHAKSYSSIFSTLCSTREIDDAFRWSEENPNLQRKAEIVMEYYRGDEPLKRKVASTLLESFLFYSGFYLPMYWSSRAKLTNTADMIRLIIRDEAVHGYYIGYKFQRGLERVDEAKRAEIKEYTYDLLYELYENETDYTEDLYDEVGLTEDVKKFLRYNANKALMNLGYEALFPREETDVNPAILSALSPNADENHDFFSGSGSSYVIGKAVNTEDEDWDF; via the coding sequence GTGAGTGAAAAACTGAAGCTGGTCAGCCGCGTCTCGGCGATCAACTGGAATCGGGTTCCCGATGAAAAGGATGCCGAAGTCTGGGACCGGCTTACCGGTAACTTTTGGCTGCCCGAGAAGGTGCCGGTGTCCAATGACATTCAGTCCTGGAACACGCTGACCGACCATGAAAAGCAGTTGACCATGCGGGTTTTCACGGGCCTGACGCTGCTGGACACCATTCAGGGCACCGTTGGTGCGGTCAGTCTGATCCCCGACGCGATCACTCCGCACGAGGAGGCGGTGTACACCAACATCGCGTTCATGGAGTCGGTGCACGCCAAGAGCTACAGCTCGATTTTCTCGACGCTGTGCTCCACGCGTGAGATCGATGACGCGTTCCGCTGGTCGGAGGAGAACCCGAACCTGCAACGCAAGGCCGAGATCGTCATGGAGTACTACCGGGGTGACGAGCCGCTCAAGCGCAAGGTTGCCTCGACCTTGCTGGAGAGCTTCCTGTTCTACTCCGGCTTCTACCTTCCGATGTATTGGTCCAGCCGCGCCAAACTCACCAACACCGCCGACATGATCCGGCTCATCATCCGCGATGAGGCCGTGCACGGGTACTACATCGGTTACAAGTTCCAGCGTGGTCTGGAGCGCGTCGATGAGGCCAAGCGTGCCGAGATCAAGGAGTACACGTACGACCTGCTCTACGAGCTGTACGAGAACGAAACCGATTACACCGAAGATCTTTACGACGAGGTTGGGCTTACCGAGGACGTCAAGAAGTTCCTGCGCTACAACGCCAACAAGGCCCTGATGAACCTGGGCTATGAGGCGCTTTTCCCGCGCGAGGAGACCGACGTCAACCCGGCGATCCTGTCCGCTCTATCGCCGAACGCCGACGAGAACCACGACTTCTTCTCCGGCTCGGGTTCGTCGTACGTCATCGGCAAGGCCGTGAACACCGAAGACGAGGATTGGGACTTCTAG
- a CDS encoding LysR family substrate-binding domain-containing protein, with translation MTSPSLTLGYVPGGTPAKWARIWTQRHPDVSLQLRAVTAAEAADVVRDGAVDIALLRPPAETSGLALIPLYEETTVAVIPTDHLLSAVDVITAADLDGEPTLLPLDDVLAWADAPGIPVGHRPETTADAIELVAAGLGALIVPQSLARLHHRKDLTYRPIADAPTCPVALAFPDGQQPPLVEEFIGIVRGRKPDSSRGKAGSAPKRTAREKTLAKQAARAAAGKVARDPGRPKRGRR, from the coding sequence GTGACCTCGCCCTCACTCACCCTCGGGTACGTCCCCGGTGGGACGCCCGCGAAGTGGGCACGGATCTGGACGCAACGTCATCCCGATGTCTCCCTGCAATTGCGCGCCGTCACCGCCGCCGAAGCGGCCGATGTGGTGCGGGACGGCGCCGTCGACATCGCGTTGCTCCGGCCGCCGGCCGAGACCTCGGGGCTGGCGCTTATTCCTCTCTACGAAGAAACGACGGTGGCCGTGATACCCACCGATCACCTTCTCAGCGCCGTCGACGTGATCACCGCCGCAGATCTCGATGGCGAGCCGACGCTGCTGCCGCTCGATGACGTCCTGGCGTGGGCGGACGCCCCCGGCATCCCCGTCGGTCACCGGCCTGAGACCACCGCGGACGCAATAGAACTTGTTGCCGCCGGGCTCGGCGCACTCATCGTTCCGCAGTCGCTGGCACGGCTGCATCACCGCAAGGACCTCACGTACCGGCCTATCGCCGACGCACCTACGTGCCCGGTAGCACTGGCCTTTCCGGACGGCCAGCAGCCGCCACTTGTCGAGGAGTTCATCGGGATTGTGCGGGGTCGCAAACCGGATTCATCGCGAGGAAAGGCCGGGTCGGCCCCGAAGCGCACCGCGCGGGAGAAGACCCTCGCAAAACAGGCTGCTCGCGCTGCGGCGGGCAAGGTCGCCCGCGACCCAGGCCGACCGAAGCGTGGTCGGCGCTGA
- a CDS encoding DUF5997 family protein yields the protein MSRPNAQSMKPATAAKKLDVYLQATPAEFQENAITRAELAALQEDPPQWLKDLRKNGPHPKNLVAAKLGVSISGLSRGGVEEALTTEQINQLLEEKPEWLIAERESYQNVLREERRLKALHADKARKD from the coding sequence ATGAGCAGGCCGAACGCGCAGTCCATGAAACCCGCCACGGCGGCGAAGAAGCTGGATGTGTACCTACAAGCGACGCCTGCGGAGTTCCAGGAGAATGCGATCACCCGTGCCGAGCTCGCTGCGTTGCAGGAGGATCCACCGCAGTGGCTCAAGGATCTACGCAAGAACGGACCGCACCCGAAGAACCTCGTGGCGGCCAAGCTGGGTGTTTCGATCTCGGGTCTGTCCCGGGGCGGCGTCGAGGAAGCGCTCACCACCGAGCAGATCAATCAGCTGCTCGAAGAGAAGCCGGAATGGCTGATCGCAGAACGCGAAAGCTATCAGAATGTGTTGCGTGAAGAGCGACGCCTGAAGGCGCTGCATGCGGACAAGGCCCGCAAGGACTGA